The Rouxiella sp. WC2420 region GTGCCTTCAGCTTTAGCGGCTTTTTCAAGACTGGCCAGAGATTCGGCAGCAAACGCGGTAGTCGTTGTCATAACGAGCGCGGTGGTTAACACAGAAGCGAACAACTGTTTCATAACTGATGCTCCAGATGATAGTGTGTGTGAGTGCTGGTCTAGTCCAGCAAGATCCAAGCCAATCTAACGATCGTTTGTGATAATTATATGACAGCGTGATAAAGCAGCATTTTTAAGCGAATAGCTGTTAACAAGTGCACAAATCTTCAACCTTTAATTGCCATAGTGGTGCAAAAATGCACTGAAATGAGGCTGAATATTGATGAGTGAATCCCAGACCACTGTTGCAACTATTTGCCAAACATTGAGTGAAAAAATAACTGCCGGACTTTATTCAGCCGAGGGACGCTTGCCCTCGGAAAGAACGCTGAGCGAGCAGTTTTCCACTACCCGTATTACTCTGAGAGAGGCGCTAAGCCAGCTTGAGGCACAGGGGCTTATCTATCGCGAAGTGCGCCGCGGCTGGTTTATATCGCCGCCACGTATTCTTTATAATCCGCTTCAGCGCAGTCATTTCCACGCGATGGCAAAGGAGCAGGGGCGAATCGCACAGACCGAGCTTATCGACGCCAGCCAGATTAAAGGCAGTGACAGCCTGTGCCAGAAGTTAAATTTGCCACCGCAAAGTGAGATCTACTGCATCCGTCGACTGCGCTACATTGATGGCCGGGCTGTGCTGTACGTTGAACATTATCTAAATCCACAGTTCTTTCCAGATATCATTAACGACGATCTCACCCGATCCTTGACCGATCTGTACTTGTCTCGCTATGGGATAAAATATGGCCGTGTGCGTTTTGATATGGTGCCGACACGATTACCCACAGAAGCTTCTAACGCACTGAAAGTTACGTCGGGAAGTCCGGCGTTAGTGATCACGCGAATCAACCGCGATCAACAGGATCGGATCATTGACTGCGATCTGGAATACTGGCGCTATGATGCCTTGCAGATAGATGTTGAGGTGGGGTAAGCAATACGAAATAGATAAGGATTTGCTGGGGAGCCCAAGATGGCAGCTCCCCTCCCTAACCCTCTCTCGTTCGCGAGAAAATATTTAGCCCCTCCCAAATTGAAGCACTACTCAGACTCATACCAAATTGAAGGAGTGCTTAGCGCTTCACAAAATGGGTAAGTCACATAATCAGGTTAATCAGCATCATAACCAAGATTAGGTGCCAGCCAGCGCTCAACTTCAGTTATTGGCATACCTTTACGCGCTGCGTAGTTTTCAACCTGATCGCGCTGGATTTGCGCCACGGCGAAGTATTTACTTTCGGGATGACTGAAATACCATCCAGAAACGGCAGCACCAGGCCACATGGCGAATGACTCAGTCAACTGCATACCGGTGTGGGTTTCGACATCCAACAGCTTCCAGATTTGTCCTTTCTCAGTGTGCTCCGGGCAGGCCGGATAACCGGGTGCCGGGCGTATCCCCTGATAGTTTTCACGAATTAATTCTTCATTACTGAGGTTTTCATCTGCTGCAAAGCCCCAGTGAAGCTTGCGCACCTGCTCATGCAAATATTCCGCAAAACCTTCAGCCAAACGGTCAGACAGCGCTTTAATCATGATTTTATTGTAATCATCGTGCTGCTTGTCATAGGCCTCGGCCAAGGCATCCTCTTCCAAACCACCGGTTACGGCAAAGGCTCCCATGTAATCAGCTTTGCCGCTGGACTTCGGTGCGACGAAATCAGCCAGGCAATAATTGGCGAAATCCGTTTTCTCGGTTTGCTGGCGCAGATGGTGGCTAACCACCAGCACTTCTTCTCGGCTTTCGTCGCGATAAATTTCGATATCATCATCAACTCGATTAGCCGGGAATAAACCAAATACGCCGCGCGGATTAAGCGATTTGTCGCGTGAAAGCTTATCCAGTAAGTCGTTGGCATCCTGGAACAAGCGCTTGGCCTCTTCGCCGACCACTTCATCTTCAAGAATACGTGGATATTTTCCTGCCAACGACCAGGTCATAAAGAATGGCGTCCAGTCAATGTACCGACGCAATGTTTCAATGCTGGCCTCAACCTGATGAATGCCTAAACGCCTGGCTACCGGTGGCGTGTAGCTCTCCCAATCAAGCTGGCTAGCATTGGCCCGGGCTTTTTCCAGGCTTACCGGCGGAGTACGCGGTTTCTTGCGCGCATGCTGGATACGCACCGTATCGTACTCTTTGCGTGTTTTCTCGATAAACGCATCGCGCTGCTCATCGGACAACAAGGCGGAAACTACACCAACAGAACGGGAAGCATTCTGCACGTAAGTGGTTGAACCTTTATAGTTCTGCTCGATTTTCACCGCAGTGTGGGCTTTAGAGGTAGTTGCACCGCCTATCAGCAGTGGAATAGTGAAACCGCGACGCTGCATCTCTTTCGCCACATTGACCATTTCATCCAAAGACGGCGTGATCAGTCCAGAAAGCCCGATAATATCGACGTTTTCTTCAATGGCGGTTTTAAGAATTTTATCGGTTGGGACCATAACGCCTAAGTCGATGATTTCATAGTTGTTGCACTGCAGAACCACCCCGACGATATTTTTTCCGATGTCGTGAACGTCGCCTTTTACTGTTGCCAGCAAGATTTTACCG contains the following coding sequences:
- a CDS encoding UTRA domain-containing protein, translated to MSESQTTVATICQTLSEKITAGLYSAEGRLPSERTLSEQFSTTRITLREALSQLEAQGLIYREVRRGWFISPPRILYNPLQRSHFHAMAKEQGRIAQTELIDASQIKGSDSLCQKLNLPPQSEIYCIRRLRYIDGRAVLYVEHYLNPQFFPDIINDDLTRSLTDLYLSRYGIKYGRVRFDMVPTRLPTEASNALKVTSGSPALVITRINRDQQDRIIDCDLEYWRYDALQIDVEVG